The DNA window GGAACTCATAGCACACAAAGAAAAAACTGAAATAAAATATTTAGATGCGGCTAGCCGCTACTTTGAAGCAACTAAAAGTCTTTCAGATACCACTATGAGAAGAAAAGTAGCCCTAAGAGCTATTTCTCTGTATCAAAAAGCACTTAACATTAACCCTAACAATATAAATGCATCTGTGGACATGGCTGTATGCTACACCTTGACAGGTAACCCCATGCAAGGAATATTCATGCTCAAAGACATTGCGGATAAAAATCCTACGCACGTACTTGCGCAGCATAATTTGGGCATCTTATCCATGCAAACAGGGCAATTTGACAAAGCAGTAAAAAGATTTGAAAAGGTTGTTTCTTTAAACCCCGAGAATCAGATGATTAAGGAACAGGCACTGTTGTATTCAGGGATTGCTTATATGCAGATGAAAAGAAATAATGAAGCTAAGCAAAAGTTTAATGAGTTGCTTAAAATAACTCAAAATCCATCTTATCAGGTGGAAGCCAAAGAATACTTATCTCAATTAGAAAAGTAAAAAGTTTAACTTTAATCTATATTAACTATGCCATGCGGAAGAAAAAGAAAGAGACACAAAATCGCAACGCATAAGCGTAAAAAAAGGTTGAGAAAAAATCGCCATAAGAAAAAACGCTAAGCGTGCGCACACACCTTCTCCTCAAAAGAGTGAGAAAGGTGTGTGATTTTACAATTTTGTATTCTGATAGTCTTTGTTTATATGTAATAAGAACTGTCTTATTTTAAATCTATACAAACGTGAGCAACGAAATTTTTATCACTACAGCAGACAAAGTAGTACAAGTTGCTGTACTGGAAAATAAAAAATTAGTGGAGCTACACCAGGATCGCCCTGATGCACCTTTTAGTGTAGGCGACCTGTATTTAGCTAAAATTAAGCGTTTGAAAACAGACTTAAATGGCGCTTTTTTAGACGTAGGCTATGAAAGAGATGCTTTTTTACACTACACAGATTTAGGTCCAAATGCTAGGACGATTATTAAATTTTTTCAGACTTTACGGAATGAAAAACGTGTCCCCGATTTATCTACATTTGAATTTGAGCCTCAAATTGATGTCAAAGGGGGAATTAGTGAAGTAC is part of the Bacteroidia bacterium genome and encodes:
- a CDS encoding tetratricopeptide repeat protein — protein: MNLHQKIIIGILGVVAFLLLFVFTQKTIVKKEDQQIQNKTEKLDELAQQFEPITLKDRSLLLNAKNWEDSLQALQAMIQDAEKQNRLDWAGYYRELIAHKEKTEIKYLDAASRYFEATKSLSDTTMRRKVALRAISLYQKALNINPNNINASVDMAVCYTLTGNPMQGIFMLKDIADKNPTHVLAQHNLGILSMQTGQFDKAVKRFEKVVSLNPENQMIKEQALLYSGIAYMQMKRNNEAKQKFNELLKITQNPSYQVEAKEYLSQLEK